TAACGAGGAAGAATGCGATAATCAGCTCGGCAGCATTGCCAAAGGTTGCGTTAAGAAAACCACCTAGACGTTGTCCTGCATAATGAGCTACACTTTCCGTTGCTCTGCCCAGAAAACCGGCTACAAAAACGACGGCGACGGCAGAGAGGATAAATTGAAGTGTATGGTCCCAATTTGCATAATGCCCTATAGCACTAAGCGCAAAGGTACTGATCAATAGTGATGGAGAAATCCATTTTTTCATGTGTTTGCACACCCCAGTCCAATTTATGTATGTTGAATTCTTAATTAATATACCCAAATTAACCCTGTATGTAAACGAGATGCGAGAAAGTGATTTGCTTTTTAGCCTGTTTAGGAATTACAATAATTGATAATGAGTGTAAGGGGGATTTGGCATGGCGGAACAACTTCAGCTGGAAATGGGAAATATACGTATATCAAATGATGTGGTCTCAAAAATCGCCGGATTGGCTGCCTTGGAGACCCCAGGGATTGCAGCTATGTCAGGCGGCTTGTCAGAAGGCTGGGCGAAACGTCTAAGCGGTAAGAATGTGCAAAAAGGTGTTACCGTTGAAGTGGGTCAACTGGAAGCTGCTGTAGATCTGCGTATTATCGTTCTCTATGAAACACCTATCCATGAGGTATGCCGGATGTTGCAGCAGAATGTACGTTCAGCTGTGGAGAGTATGACAGGACTTCATATCGTAGAAGTTAATGTTAAGGTCGAAGGCGTTGCTTTTAAAAATGATGAATTTTCTTAAGCGGCTTAATGCTGCTTAATGATATGAGATTCTGGCAGCGCTTTACTAAAGGCTATCCTATTTGTAGTTTTTCTACGAATAAGGTAGCCTTTTTCCTGTCCACATCACGAAAAGTAAAAAACAGCAGGTCTCCGAGTTACCGAAGACTTGCTGTTTGGTGTTGCGTTTAACTGAATTGTTAGCTATCTTGCTCGAACCTGTCTTACCGTCGTTACCGACTTCGTAACTTCCTCCTTGGCTGGACGATTAGATTCTCGAGAGATACTAAGCATAATTCCCATAGAGAGCATCATAACGAGCATAGAGGATCCCCCGTAGCTGATAAAAGGCAAGGTGACACCTGTTAACGGGATGGTCTTCGTTACCCCTCCAATATTAACAAAAGCTTGAATGGCGATCCAACCCATGATTCCAATTCCTACAAGTGTTCCGAAGGGATCTGGACACCTTAGTGCAATTAGAATACCCCTCCAGATAAAATATAAATAGATGAGTAGAAAAAGTGCAGTCCCTGCAAAACCCAACTCTTCTCCCATAACAGCGAAGATGAAATCCGTCTCCGGGTTTTTTAGATAGTTCAGCTTCTGTACGCTTTGACCGAAACCGGCACCATTTACGCCTCCTTGGCCCAACGCAGTTAGAGATTGGATGATATTGTAGCCTGTGCCTTTAGGGTCTTCATAAGGGTTTATAAAAGCTTCAATACGGCCTTTCTTGTAGTCTTGCTCCGCTGCAGATTTCTCTTGCGCAGGTGAAAAGGAGTCAATGACTGTTTTGGTTCCCAAGACAAGACCCGCGCCTAGCACAAGCAGCACAATAGAGGCTAGAATATGCTTCAAGCTCGCTCCCCCTGCAAACACCACAAGACCGCTTGTAGCTACCAAAATGAGGCATGAGCCTAAGTCAGGCTGCATCATGATTAATCCGGCAACGATGCCGACAATAACCATAACTGGGATATAGCCTGTTCGGAAATCCCTTAGCCGTTCACCCTTTTTGGTGATTAAAGCGGAAAGGTACAAGATGATAGAAATCTTGGCTAACTCAGTAGGTTGAATACCAAGAGTACCTATACTGAGCCAGCTCTTCGCGCCGTTGATCCTTTCGGAAGAAGCGACCATAAGTAGTAAAATAAGTGTAATAATAAAAATCGGAGCATACCATTTCTTGAATCTGCTGTAATGAATATTCATCACTGTGAACATGACGAAACTGCCAAGGACTACCCAAACCAGTTGGCGTTTTAAGAAGTATAACGGATCTCCTCTAAAATAAAGGCTGGAACTTGCGCTGAACACCATAATTACTCCAAAACCAACAAGCAGCAGCGTAAGTATCAATAATTGAAAATCAGGGGTTCCTTTTTTAGCGGGAGTACTTTTTGATTTCATTGTTCTGCTCCTGTTCAAGCCTCAAGCAGCTGCTTTAGTTCCAATATGCGTTTTCCCGCAATCTCAAGCACTGGTTGTGGCACAGGTGACTCGTAATCCAAACCGTGAGGGAAAGTTGCCTTGCCCAAGTAAACGGCTTCAATAGCAAGCACAGTGTCAGGTTTCTCCAGTTTACCTTCGACAGCACGGGTATTTACACGAAGGAAATATTCGCCGCCATTCTGCTTATCTTCAATCTTGCAGTCATAAGTGGCACGATAGTATTCCCACTGCCAGCGAATAAACCCTGCTTTTTCCGCGCTTTCATCCAGGTAGAGAAGATCACTTTGAAGTCCCACGAGGCCCGTGTTCTCAAAAATCATGGCGTACATATCCCCCTTATGAGTATAATGATTATTTTTTTAACAAAATGTTCACGTTCTACCCCATGATAGTATGTTTCCATGGGTTGTGCAAGACTGGATGGACGTGTGTAATACACAGTTTTTCATGTTTCTGCTACAATGAAAGGCATATTATTGATTTTTGCGGGTATAGAGAGAAAAGGACGGCTTCCGATATTTATCGGGGCGACTTTTAGGGAAGGGAATGGAGAAGATATGGAGCAGGTGCCAGTTGAACAGCTGCTGCCGGATATGGTGAAATGGCGCCGTCATTTGCATCGTCATCCGGAGTTGTCTTATCAGGAACGGGAAACCTCTGCATTTGTGGAGGACAAGCTGATAAGCTTCGGAATTGAGGTTAAGAAAAGCACATCAGGCTACGGGCTCGTTGGAATTATAAAGGGTAAGAAGGCAGGAAAGACTGTTGTGCTCCGCGCCGATATGGATGCGCTCCCGATCAAGGAAGAGAATGAGTGTCCTTACACTTCGTTAAATGAGGGCGTCATGCATGCATGCGGACATGATGGACATACTGCTATGCTTCTTGGAGCGGCATCCTACTACAGCAGTCGCCAAGACGAGCTTGAGGGAGAACTCCGCTTTCTGTTCCAACCTGCGGAGGAAGTCTGTCCCGGAGGAGCTCTGGGTATGATTGCTGAGGGAGTCCTGACTGGTGCGGATGCAGTTTATGGTCTGCATCTATGGACACCGCTTCCTATAGGTACTGTAGCCAGCGCAGCGGGTCCTCTAATGGCCTCAGCAGATGAGTTCTTCATAGATATTATCGGAAAAGGTGGACACGGAGGAATCCCTCATCTTGCGATTGACAGCATTGTGGCCGGAGCCGCACTGGTGACACAGCTTCAGAGCATTGTAAGCCGCTCGGTAAATCCGTTGCGTCCTGCGGTTCTCAGTGTGGGCACGATACAAGGAGGCTTCGCCCAGAATGTTGTTGCGGAGAAATGTCGGATTACGGGTACGGTTCGCGCTTTTGATGAGGAGACGAGGTATGTGATTCGGCGCCGAATTGAAGAGATGGCTTCAGCGGTTGCAGGTGCATACGGTGCTGAGGCGAAAGTGGATTATTTGATGGGATATCCACCGTTGGTCAACGATGAGACCGAAACCGAGCGTTTCTTCAGAGAAGCGCCACGGGCATTAGGTGAATCTGTAGAGGTTATCACGATGGAGAAGTTGATGCCTGCGGAGGATTTCTCTTATTATGTTAAGGAAATTCCAGGCTGTTTTATCTTCGTTGGAGCGGGAAATCCCGATAAGGACGCTGTTTACCCTCATCATCACAGCCGATTTAACTTCGATGAAGATGCCTTGCTTCATGGAGTGAAGCTGCTCATTGCTATGGCGGATTCGCAACTGAACGAGGAGTAAGTCGAATAATTCTCGTAATTACGGAGAACCTACTCTCATGTTTCGCCATAACAAGAGGAGGGTTCTAACCTTGAGAACTGTAAAAGAAGCTAT
Above is a window of Paenibacillus wynnii DNA encoding:
- a CDS encoding Asp23/Gls24 family envelope stress response protein, giving the protein MAEQLQLEMGNIRISNDVVSKIAGLAALETPGIAAMSGGLSEGWAKRLSGKNVQKGVTVEVGQLEAAVDLRIIVLYETPIHEVCRMLQQNVRSAVESMTGLHIVEVNVKVEGVAFKNDEFS
- the ftsW gene encoding putative lipid II flippase FtsW translates to MKSKSTPAKKGTPDFQLLILTLLLVGFGVIMVFSASSSLYFRGDPLYFLKRQLVWVVLGSFVMFTVMNIHYSRFKKWYAPIFIITLILLLMVASSERINGAKSWLSIGTLGIQPTELAKISIILYLSALITKKGERLRDFRTGYIPVMVIVGIVAGLIMMQPDLGSCLILVATSGLVVFAGGASLKHILASIVLLVLGAGLVLGTKTVIDSFSPAQEKSAAEQDYKKGRIEAFINPYEDPKGTGYNIIQSLTALGQGGVNGAGFGQSVQKLNYLKNPETDFIFAVMGEELGFAGTALFLLIYLYFIWRGILIALRCPDPFGTLVGIGIMGWIAIQAFVNIGGVTKTIPLTGVTLPFISYGGSSMLVMMLSMGIMLSISRESNRPAKEEVTKSVTTVRQVRAR
- a CDS encoding YugN family protein, which translates into the protein MIFENTGLVGLQSDLLYLDESAEKAGFIRWQWEYYRATYDCKIEDKQNGGEYFLRVNTRAVEGKLEKPDTVLAIEAVYLGKATFPHGLDYESPVPQPVLEIAGKRILELKQLLEA
- a CDS encoding amidohydrolase, encoding MEQVPVEQLLPDMVKWRRHLHRHPELSYQERETSAFVEDKLISFGIEVKKSTSGYGLVGIIKGKKAGKTVVLRADMDALPIKEENECPYTSLNEGVMHACGHDGHTAMLLGAASYYSSRQDELEGELRFLFQPAEEVCPGGALGMIAEGVLTGADAVYGLHLWTPLPIGTVASAAGPLMASADEFFIDIIGKGGHGGIPHLAIDSIVAGAALVTQLQSIVSRSVNPLRPAVLSVGTIQGGFAQNVVAEKCRITGTVRAFDEETRYVIRRRIEEMASAVAGAYGAEAKVDYLMGYPPLVNDETETERFFREAPRALGESVEVITMEKLMPAEDFSYYVKEIPGCFIFVGAGNPDKDAVYPHHHSRFNFDEDALLHGVKLLIAMADSQLNEE